Proteins encoded within one genomic window of Gammaproteobacteria bacterium:
- a CDS encoding FkbM family methyltransferase has protein sequence MKYRFRSLLHMLANQLKQFTPLRKLYAALFDAERSRQFELTEWMKRGCNISHKQAFKRVIFEAGEAWVTLPNGLEIRYITEIPGAGVEPCIYRGEYEPEITQRLLEQLNNSSTFIDIGANIGWFTLHAAHRYPGISIHAFEPGAFAYSNIDKNIERNRFKSHVKLNQRVVSDRCGSEIFSTQQLGHPLNHIIRSKHSSPAKGTPVAATTLDHYIEHHAITSIDLIKCDVEGAEMLVLKGARKLLKSHQPELLLEVNPLWTARFDYTPEQLWALLKDFGYHYQIIESDGSTRCSGHFASDVGEGANVYFSVQKKQP, from the coding sequence ATGAAATATAGATTTAGATCACTACTGCACATGCTGGCAAACCAACTAAAACAGTTCACGCCGCTGCGAAAACTCTATGCTGCACTGTTCGACGCTGAAAGAAGCCGGCAGTTTGAACTCACCGAGTGGATGAAGCGGGGGTGTAACATCAGCCATAAGCAGGCATTCAAAAGGGTCATCTTCGAGGCGGGTGAAGCGTGGGTGACACTACCCAATGGGCTGGAGATACGATATATCACGGAAATCCCCGGCGCCGGGGTTGAGCCTTGCATCTACCGCGGTGAGTATGAACCCGAAATCACACAGCGACTACTTGAACAGCTCAACAACAGCAGCACCTTCATTGATATTGGAGCCAATATTGGTTGGTTCACACTTCACGCGGCCCATCGCTATCCCGGCATCAGCATTCACGCTTTTGAGCCGGGTGCCTTCGCCTACAGCAATATAGACAAAAACATTGAGCGTAACCGGTTCAAATCACACGTCAAACTAAACCAGCGGGTAGTAAGCGACCGCTGTGGCAGCGAGATATTCAGCACCCAGCAACTTGGGCACCCACTCAACCATATCATTCGATCCAAGCATAGCTCGCCAGCAAAAGGAACCCCGGTAGCGGCCACCACCCTCGACCACTATATAGAGCACCACGCCATCACCTCAATTGATCTGATCAAATGTGATGTAGAGGGTGCGGAAATGTTGGTATTAAAAGGTGCCCGCAAGCTGCTTAAATCACACCAGCCAGAACTACTACTCGAGGTTAATCCACTCTGGACAGCGCGCTTTGACTACACGCCAGAACAACTTTGGGCTTTACTCAAGGATTTCGGTTACCATTACCAGATCATTGAGAGTGATGGCAGTACGCGATGCAGTGGCCACTTCGCTAGCGATGTGGGAGAGGGTGCCAATGTCTACTTCTCGGTGCAAAAGAAACAACCTTAA
- a CDS encoding polysaccharide pyruvyl transferase family protein produces MSTSRCKRNNLNSNDHSHSMPKLPTILFSTTQQFNPGDEVILMGIERLLAAAGIRYQKRVYDRNPAHKQQRIDALSSAHPQAIDYVIFAGTPEWCSEFPSLGDLLKGPYSARFLARILRLRQTDRSNDPLLRYIIKQRIHCAFLGVGSSKPPVATQKIDQILRQLTELFIVRDQQTASCFTPYQPQQAPCPAFFCSDQTAPRHSLNKIGITLQAPHSNLIRMNRSGFEYAINTFHKVRQHFANVELICHSKKDAEYLKTVAADTKINTISSGESLLETYQQFDAILSTRLHGCVAACSLGLPTFQLWHGLRMSTLKQLPVDNREGGACAIKWLESMDIAAHSQAILDQKQLAFRYYLTQMESLKQLRTRVEM; encoded by the coding sequence ATGTCTACTTCTCGGTGCAAAAGAAACAACCTTAACTCGAATGATCATAGCCACTCCATGCCTAAATTACCCACTATTCTGTTCTCAACCACACAGCAATTTAACCCCGGAGATGAGGTGATTCTGATGGGCATCGAGCGACTACTGGCGGCCGCTGGCATCCGCTATCAGAAGAGAGTTTACGACCGCAACCCTGCCCATAAACAACAGCGCATAGATGCCCTGAGTAGTGCCCACCCACAAGCCATTGACTACGTTATTTTTGCAGGTACGCCTGAGTGGTGCTCAGAATTCCCAAGCCTGGGTGATCTGTTAAAAGGCCCCTATAGCGCCCGTTTTTTGGCCCGAATACTGCGACTGCGGCAAACCGATCGTAGCAATGACCCGCTACTACGCTACATTATAAAGCAGCGCATTCATTGCGCATTTTTGGGTGTTGGTAGCTCCAAACCCCCCGTCGCCACACAAAAAATTGACCAGATTCTGCGCCAGCTCACTGAGCTCTTTATCGTGCGAGATCAGCAGACTGCAAGCTGCTTTACGCCATATCAACCCCAGCAGGCCCCTTGCCCTGCCTTCTTCTGCTCAGACCAAACAGCACCACGCCACTCGCTCAACAAAATTGGTATCACACTACAAGCCCCCCACAGCAATCTGATTCGCATGAATAGATCGGGCTTCGAATATGCCATAAACACTTTTCATAAAGTTCGACAGCATTTTGCCAATGTCGAGCTGATTTGCCACTCAAAAAAAGATGCTGAATATTTAAAAACAGTCGCTGCCGACACAAAAATCAACACCATTAGCAGTGGTGAATCACTGCTCGAAACATACCAACAGTTTGATGCCATACTCTCCACCCGGCTGCATGGCTGCGTCGCCGCCTGCTCCTTGGGGCTACCTACATTTCAACTGTGGCACGGCTTGCGAATGTCAACTTTGAAGCAACTTCCGGTTGATAACAGAGAAGGAGGAGCGTGCGCCATAAAGTGGCTTGAGAGTATGGATATTGCAGCACACTCCCAAGCAATTCTTGACCAAAAACAGCTGGCATTCAGGTACTATTTGACTCAAATGGAATCTTTAAAGCAGCTCCGAACTCGCGTCGAAATGTAA
- a CDS encoding flippase-like domain-containing protein, with protein MLWLAILGYAWSIRELFQPVIELPASTIAALLLLTVIQLGLQTVLLPLMLSCLGTQLSWRTWLPVGILSGTANMLLPAQGGTALKSLYLKKQHNIDYSDTVAIAGFQLIIRLSCFTLIALIALSVYLYKQSSDYLPYPLIILLVLPILLTLAWHFQQHLVARVSQPWLKSLATAFFQLARNRRLLVSSSLINLSILLSNALLFAILFTTFNVPVSTELIMLYTSLKFISLVINIIPGNMGISELLSGFFTSLLHGNFEAGVAAALTARGVALLVSLLSAAMVVIFSRNSAKRNIG; from the coding sequence GTGCTGTGGCTCGCAATCCTCGGCTACGCCTGGAGTATTCGCGAGCTATTCCAACCGGTTATCGAGCTGCCCGCGTCAACCATTGCGGCACTGCTCCTGCTCACCGTCATTCAGCTCGGCTTGCAGACTGTATTACTACCCCTCATGCTCTCTTGTCTTGGCACTCAATTATCATGGCGAACCTGGCTTCCCGTGGGCATTCTTAGCGGCACCGCCAATATGTTGCTCCCCGCACAAGGGGGCACCGCGCTCAAAAGTCTCTACCTCAAAAAGCAGCACAACATCGACTACAGCGACACCGTTGCCATTGCTGGGTTTCAGCTTATAATCCGCCTCAGCTGCTTCACTCTGATTGCACTGATTGCACTCTCTGTTTACCTCTATAAACAGAGTTCTGACTATCTACCCTACCCACTCATAATACTCCTAGTGCTGCCTATCTTGCTGACCCTGGCTTGGCACTTTCAACAGCACCTTGTTGCAAGAGTGAGCCAGCCATGGCTCAAATCATTAGCCACTGCCTTTTTTCAGTTAGCCCGTAACCGCCGCCTGTTAGTCTCAAGTTCACTCATTAATCTTTCAATTCTTCTCAGCAACGCACTGTTGTTTGCCATTCTGTTTACAACCTTCAATGTTCCCGTGAGTACCGAGCTTATAATGCTCTACACATCACTCAAGTTTATCTCGCTGGTTATCAATATAATCCCTGGAAATATGGGGATTTCAGAGTTGCTCAGCGGCTTTTTTACCTCACTGCTACATGGAAATTTTGAAGCGGGTGTAGCCGCTGCACTCACTGCTCGCGGGGTGGCGCTGTTGGTCTCACTCCTGAGTGCCGCTATGGTTGTCATTTTCTCCCGCAACAGCGCAAAGAGAAATATAGGTTAA
- the pilB gene encoding type IV-A pilus assembly ATPase PilB, producing MGSEQIRLSGLARRLVMDGFIDEAVAKKAQHDAQEAKRTLVNHLAVEEIVSSLNLAQLASNEFGMPLLDINEVDINIDIIKLVDPKLISQHRGLPISKRGNYLFVAVSDPTDTQAIDEIKFNTGLAIESILVEDDKLQQRIDEMLEASDTSLADFGDSDLDNLDISSGNEEPDTSTDVDIDDAPVVRFVHKVLLDAINREASDIHFEPYEKQFRVRLRIDGMLHELAQPPIALAGRVSARIKVMASLDVSERRIPQDGRIKMKLSKKRAIDFRVNTCPTLFGEKIVMRILDPSSASLGIDALGYEPEQKQLYLNALAKPYGMILVTGPTGSGKTVSLYTGLNILNTEDRNISTAEDPAEINLYGINQVNVHEKVGLTFSVALRAFLRQDPDVIMVGEIRDLETAGIAIKAAQTGHLVLSTLHTNDAPQTLSRMMNMGIAPFNIASAVTLIIAQRLARRICEKCKQPADIPSETLLAEGFTTEQVSKVQTKEITLYKQVGCDHCSDGYKGRVGIYQVMPISDQIGRIIMEGGNAIQIADQARAEKIPDLRESGLKKVLQGKTSLEEINRVTKD from the coding sequence ATGGGCAGTGAACAGATAAGACTCAGCGGACTGGCTCGTCGATTGGTAATGGACGGTTTCATCGATGAAGCCGTCGCGAAAAAAGCACAACACGATGCGCAGGAAGCAAAGCGGACGCTGGTAAACCATCTTGCCGTGGAAGAGATCGTCTCCAGCCTGAACTTAGCCCAGCTGGCATCGAATGAATTTGGCATGCCGCTACTGGATATCAATGAGGTTGATATCAATATTGATATCATCAAGCTGGTTGACCCCAAGTTAATTAGCCAACACCGCGGCCTGCCCATTAGCAAGCGTGGTAATTATCTCTTTGTTGCGGTCTCCGACCCCACCGACACCCAGGCGATCGATGAGATAAAATTCAATACCGGACTGGCCATTGAATCGATCTTGGTTGAAGATGACAAATTGCAGCAACGCATCGATGAGATGCTCGAAGCCTCTGACACCTCGCTGGCCGATTTCGGTGATAGCGATCTGGATAATCTCGACATCAGCTCTGGCAATGAAGAGCCTGATACCAGTACCGATGTCGATATTGATGACGCCCCGGTGGTGCGTTTTGTCCATAAAGTACTGCTTGATGCCATCAACAGAGAAGCTTCTGATATTCACTTTGAACCCTATGAGAAACAGTTTCGTGTTCGTCTACGCATCGACGGCATGCTGCATGAGCTGGCTCAACCCCCCATCGCCCTGGCGGGACGGGTATCGGCTCGCATAAAAGTCATGGCATCACTGGATGTCTCCGAGCGGCGCATTCCTCAAGATGGCCGCATTAAAATGAAGCTTTCCAAAAAACGTGCGATCGACTTTCGTGTTAACACCTGCCCAACACTGTTTGGCGAAAAAATTGTCATGCGAATTCTCGATCCGAGCAGTGCCAGCCTCGGCATCGATGCCCTCGGCTACGAACCGGAGCAGAAACAGCTCTACCTAAATGCGCTGGCCAAGCCCTATGGGATGATTCTGGTCACCGGCCCCACCGGCAGCGGTAAAACGGTCTCTCTCTACACCGGCCTCAATATTTTAAACACCGAGGATCGCAATATTTCCACCGCTGAAGACCCGGCTGAAATTAACCTCTATGGCATCAACCAGGTTAATGTGCATGAAAAAGTGGGGCTCACCTTCTCGGTAGCACTCAGAGCATTTCTACGCCAGGATCCCGATGTGATCATGGTGGGTGAGATACGTGACCTTGAAACCGCCGGAATCGCTATCAAAGCGGCTCAAACCGGTCACCTGGTGCTCTCCACTCTGCATACCAATGATGCCCCGCAAACACTCTCCCGCATGATGAATATGGGCATCGCACCCTTCAATATTGCCTCTGCGGTCACGCTTATTATTGCCCAGCGTCTGGCTCGGCGTATTTGCGAAAAATGCAAACAACCGGCTGACATTCCTTCCGAAACGCTACTCGCTGAAGGCTTTACAACTGAGCAGGTAAGCAAAGTACAAACCAAAGAGATTACCCTTTATAAGCAGGTGGGCTGTGATCACTGCAGTGACGGCTATAAAGGGCGTGTGGGCATCTACCAGGTCATGCCTATTTCAGATCAGATAGGCCGCATCATAATGGAAGGGGGAAACGCCATCCAAATTGCTGACCAGGCCAGGGCCGAGAAGATCCCCGATCTCAGAGAGTCCGGCCTGAAAAAAGTTTTACAGGGTAAAACCAGCCTTGAAGAAATCAACCGTGTAACCAAGGACTAA
- a CDS encoding type II secretion system F family protein, with product MAKDAKKPSGSFTWEGINKNGHPVKGIMDGASIALIKAELRRQGIKPTKVKKKPKPLFGGAGGKRKITTKDITIFARQLATMMSAGVPLVQSFEIVAKGHDNPTMQALLLVVKSDIEGGLSLGEALAKHPKQFDTLFCNLVAAGEQAGILEGLLHRLATYMEKSEAIKSKVKSAMFYPIAVIVIAFVVTAILLIFVVPQFQSMFENFGGELPALTQFVVDLSEILQETWYLVFGVIVVIAIILKKLKASSKQFNRLLDRIVLKLPIIGTILEKSIIARFARTLSTMFAAGVPLVEAMDTVSGTVGNSLYGEAIAVMRDEVATGQQLTICMRQAELFPNMVLQMVSIGEETGALDGMLEKIADFYEAEVDDAVDGLTSLLEPLIMAFLGIIIGGLVIAMYLPIFKMGSVV from the coding sequence ATGGCCAAAGATGCTAAAAAACCATCGGGATCTTTTACCTGGGAAGGCATTAACAAAAATGGCCACCCCGTTAAAGGGATAATGGACGGCGCATCCATTGCACTGATTAAAGCGGAGCTTCGCCGCCAGGGGATAAAACCCACCAAGGTAAAAAAGAAGCCAAAACCTCTCTTTGGCGGCGCTGGGGGAAAGAGAAAAATAACCACCAAAGATATCACCATCTTTGCCCGACAACTGGCCACCATGATGTCTGCCGGTGTGCCGCTGGTACAGTCATTCGAAATTGTTGCCAAGGGACATGACAACCCCACCATGCAAGCACTGCTGCTGGTGGTGAAAAGTGATATTGAAGGGGGCTTATCCTTGGGCGAGGCGCTAGCGAAACACCCCAAACAGTTTGACACGCTATTTTGCAATCTGGTGGCGGCGGGCGAGCAGGCGGGTATTCTTGAAGGCTTGCTACACCGACTCGCCACCTACATGGAAAAAAGTGAGGCGATCAAGTCAAAAGTAAAAAGCGCCATGTTCTATCCCATCGCAGTGATAGTCATCGCCTTTGTAGTTACCGCGATTCTACTGATTTTTGTGGTACCCCAGTTCCAGTCAATGTTTGAAAACTTTGGGGGCGAACTCCCGGCATTGACCCAGTTTGTAGTAGACCTCTCCGAAATTCTTCAGGAGACGTGGTATCTTGTCTTTGGCGTCATCGTGGTCATTGCCATTATCTTAAAAAAACTAAAAGCCAGCTCCAAACAGTTTAATCGCTTGCTCGATCGGATTGTTCTGAAGCTCCCTATCATCGGCACCATTTTGGAGAAATCGATCATTGCACGTTTTGCCCGTACCCTCTCAACCATGTTTGCAGCCGGTGTGCCGCTGGTAGAGGCGATGGATACCGTATCCGGCACTGTTGGCAACAGCCTTTATGGAGAAGCGATTGCGGTGATGCGTGATGAGGTCGCCACTGGCCAACAGCTGACCATTTGTATGCGACAGGCCGAGCTTTTCCCCAATATGGTGTTGCAGATGGTCTCCATTGGCGAAGAGACCGGCGCGTTAGATGGCATGCTGGAGAAGATTGCCGATTTCTATGAAGCAGAAGTTGATGATGCGGTTGATGGCCTCACCAGCCTACTGGAGCCGCTCATCATGGCTTTTCTCGGCATCATCATTGGTGGATTGGTTATCGCCATGTACCTGCCTATTTTCAAAATGGGTTCCGTTGTCTAA
- a CDS encoding A24 family peptidase, producing MNFLIEQLQQSPGLFTALSAVLGLLVGSFLNVVIHRLPKIMEIEWRSQCLTLLEPDTEQKAATPFNLATPASRCPHCNHKIRPWENIPLISYLLLRGKCSSCQNPISIRYPTVELVCAIMTAIVAWHFGAGWQALAAMIFSWSLIALTMIDFDHQLLPDNITLPLLWLGLLISLGGVFVDSHASLIGAAAGYLVLWSVYWLFKLLTGKEGMGYGDFKLLAVLGAWMGWQLLPVIILLSSIVGAVVGITLILARGRDRNIPIPFGPYLAAAGWITLIWGAEINQAYLEFAGLA from the coding sequence ATGAATTTTTTGATAGAGCAACTACAGCAAAGCCCCGGCCTTTTTACCGCGCTGAGTGCCGTGTTAGGGCTATTGGTGGGTAGCTTTTTAAATGTAGTTATCCACCGCCTGCCCAAAATAATGGAGATCGAGTGGCGCAGCCAATGCCTCACACTGCTAGAACCCGATACAGAGCAGAAAGCCGCTACACCATTCAACCTCGCCACTCCAGCATCACGCTGCCCACACTGCAATCACAAGATTCGCCCGTGGGAGAATATCCCGCTAATCAGCTATCTGCTACTGCGTGGCAAGTGCAGCTCGTGCCAAAATCCAATATCCATTCGCTACCCGACCGTTGAGTTGGTCTGCGCTATCATGACCGCTATCGTTGCATGGCATTTTGGTGCAGGCTGGCAAGCACTTGCAGCAATGATTTTCAGCTGGTCTTTAATTGCCCTGACCATGATCGATTTTGACCATCAGCTGCTACCCGACAACATCACCCTGCCACTGCTCTGGCTTGGGCTGCTCATTAGCCTAGGTGGGGTATTTGTCGATAGCCACGCCAGCCTAATCGGTGCTGCCGCCGGCTATCTGGTTCTCTGGTCAGTCTACTGGCTCTTCAAGCTACTCACCGGAAAAGAGGGAATGGGCTACGGCGACTTCAAGTTGTTGGCCGTGCTGGGTGCCTGGATGGGCTGGCAACTACTGCCGGTGATTATTCTACTCTCCAGTATTGTGGGTGCTGTCGTTGGCATTACGCTGATCCTCGCCCGTGGCCGGGATCGCAATATCCCCATTCCATTTGGCCCATACCTAGCTGCGGCTGGCTGGATAACGCTTATCTGGGGAGCTGAAATCAACCAGGCTTACCTGGAGTTTGCAGGGCTAGCCTAG
- the coaE gene encoding dephospho-CoA kinase (Dephospho-CoA kinase (CoaE) performs the final step in coenzyme A biosynthesis.) codes for MLKIGLTGGIGSGKTTVTKHFSSLGIPIIDADLIAREITAPGQPALQEISTLFGKQVVDNRGQLKRRELREIIFSSPEKRKQLEAILHPLIRQRMLERSNSVCRNVPYCILSIPLLLESNWKNRLDRILVVDTPEQQQLQRTMQRDHIDEKSASAILDSQVNRQERLQAADDTIENSGSINDLQEKIQQLHLKYLKLADKHLSEAPKC; via the coding sequence ATGCTAAAAATAGGCTTAACCGGTGGTATTGGCTCAGGGAAAACCACGGTAACAAAACACTTCTCCTCACTGGGCATACCCATTATTGATGCCGATCTCATTGCGCGGGAGATCACTGCCCCCGGGCAACCTGCACTGCAAGAAATAAGCACGCTGTTTGGTAAGCAGGTAGTCGACAACCGTGGCCAGCTGAAGCGCCGAGAGCTGCGTGAGATCATCTTCTCCAGCCCGGAAAAACGTAAGCAACTGGAGGCCATTTTGCACCCGCTCATTCGACAGCGAATGCTGGAGAGGAGCAATAGCGTATGCCGCAATGTACCCTACTGCATTTTGAGCATCCCACTACTACTAGAGAGCAACTGGAAAAACAGGCTGGATCGGATTTTAGTGGTTGATACTCCAGAACAGCAACAACTGCAACGCACAATGCAGAGAGACCATATTGATGAAAAATCAGCCAGCGCCATTCTTGATTCACAAGTCAATCGGCAAGAGCGCCTACAAGCTGCCGACGACACCATTGAGAACAGTGGCAGCATCAATGATCTGCAAGAAAAAATACAACAACTGCACCTGAAATACTTGAAACTGGCTGACAAGCATTTGTCAGAAGCTCCAAAGTGTTAG
- the zapD gene encoding cell division protein ZapD, with product MVYYEQPLNERVRTLLRLELLFQQSDHFLAGQTCWDSRGALSALIDILEVLNRADLKTEYIKEMERQSNALAQLKERPEVDKKQLDTILQQLERYSDQLIGISGVLGQALRQNELINNIKQRSAIAGGTCDFDLPMLHFWLEQSVENRQYDLKLWHQLLRPVRHANDLLIKLIRESSSPQQKFADNGFFQQTLDSSHHYQMIRIGVSAEDNTFPEVSGGRHRFTVRFMEASITSRPQQANKPVNFQLTLSGL from the coding sequence ATGGTCTACTACGAACAACCTCTCAATGAACGAGTGCGCACTTTGTTGCGCCTGGAGTTACTCTTTCAGCAAAGTGATCACTTTCTTGCAGGCCAGACCTGCTGGGATAGCCGCGGTGCTCTCAGCGCGCTGATCGATATTCTCGAGGTACTTAACCGTGCAGATTTGAAAACTGAATATATTAAAGAGATGGAGCGCCAAAGCAACGCCTTGGCTCAGCTAAAAGAGCGACCAGAAGTCGACAAAAAACAATTGGATACCATTCTCCAGCAGCTAGAGCGCTACTCCGATCAGCTCATTGGCATCAGCGGCGTACTGGGGCAGGCGTTACGTCAAAATGAGCTGATCAACAATATCAAGCAGCGTTCAGCTATTGCGGGGGGCACCTGTGACTTTGACTTGCCGATGCTCCATTTCTGGCTGGAACAATCGGTTGAAAACCGCCAATACGACCTTAAATTATGGCATCAACTGCTACGCCCGGTACGCCACGCCAATGATCTGCTCATCAAGCTTATCCGTGAAAGCTCGTCGCCGCAGCAAAAATTTGCTGATAATGGCTTTTTCCAACAGACACTGGATAGCAGCCACCACTACCAAATGATTAGAATTGGTGTCAGTGCAGAAGATAATACCTTTCCTGAGGTGAGTGGTGGCCGCCACCGTTTTACGGTTCGTTTTATGGAGGCATCGATCACCTCGCGCCCTCAACAGGCAAACAAACCCGTTAATTTTCAACTTACACTGAGCGGATTATGA
- the yacG gene encoding DNA gyrase inhibitor YacG yields MNIIKVKCPTCQKSVKWEAESRWRPFCSERCKLIDLGEWASEGHRIKGEPTPVNPLDSES; encoded by the coding sequence ATGAACATCATCAAAGTAAAATGCCCCACCTGTCAAAAGAGTGTCAAATGGGAAGCTGAGTCTCGCTGGCGTCCCTTTTGTAGCGAGCGCTGCAAACTAATTGACCTGGGTGAGTGGGCAAGCGAAGGACACCGAATCAAGGGTGAACCGACCCCTGTCAACCCACTGGATAGTGAGTCGTAA
- a CDS encoding Nudix family hydrolase — MQNTEPEQSRRKKHIHVAVGVVSNDKGEILIAQRLAHQPQGGCWEFPGGKLELNESVKQALCRELHEELSIEVGQAVPLITIPFEYPEYSVVLDVWRVTAYAGVPYGREGQAVAWVSVDQLDMFTFPEANRAIISAIRLPSRYLITGRPADDPELFMQRLEKSLQRGVTLVQLRTKTLSDEAFLSLAKRVLSRCHHAGAKVLLNGVPSLMAALPEADGIQLSSHHSRGFSERPIAADKLLGVSCHTLGQLQHAVKMGADFALLSPVLKTATHPDAEPLGWRQFAALVAQVPLPVYALGGMDTSLEGKAHRCGGQGIAAISALWGV, encoded by the coding sequence ATGCAGAATACAGAACCTGAGCAAAGTAGAAGGAAAAAGCACATTCATGTGGCGGTGGGTGTTGTCAGTAATGATAAAGGCGAAATACTGATAGCTCAACGCCTTGCACATCAACCCCAAGGAGGGTGTTGGGAGTTTCCGGGAGGCAAGCTTGAGCTAAATGAGAGCGTAAAGCAGGCGCTCTGCCGGGAGCTGCATGAGGAGCTGTCGATAGAGGTGGGGCAGGCGGTGCCCCTCATCACCATCCCATTTGAGTACCCAGAGTACTCTGTCGTATTAGATGTTTGGCGGGTGACCGCCTATGCCGGCGTGCCGTATGGACGTGAGGGTCAGGCGGTTGCCTGGGTCAGCGTGGATCAGCTGGATATGTTCACCTTCCCAGAGGCTAACCGGGCAATTATCAGCGCAATACGACTCCCTTCACGCTACCTAATTACCGGTAGACCGGCGGATGATCCTGAGTTGTTTATGCAAAGGCTTGAAAAATCGCTGCAACGAGGGGTTACACTGGTTCAGTTGCGCACAAAAACATTGAGTGACGAGGCGTTTCTCTCTTTGGCCAAACGTGTGCTTTCGCGGTGTCATCACGCGGGTGCAAAAGTGTTGTTGAATGGAGTCCCTTCACTGATGGCAGCGTTGCCGGAGGCGGATGGGATTCAACTCTCCAGCCACCATAGTCGTGGGTTCAGTGAGCGGCCAATTGCGGCAGATAAACTATTGGGAGTCTCCTGCCACACGCTGGGCCAACTTCAGCATGCGGTGAAAATGGGTGCGGATTTTGCGCTGCTTTCACCCGTACTGAAAACCGCAACCCACCCAGATGCGGAGCCACTTGGTTGGCGCCAGTTTGCAGCACTGGTTGCGCAGGTACCACTGCCCGTCTACGCACTGGGTGGTATGGATACTTCCCTAGAAGGTAAAGCGCATCGATGTGGTGGACAGGGGATTGCGGCAATTAGTGCTTTATGGGGTGTGTGA
- the argJ gene encoding bifunctional glutamate N-acetyltransferase/amino-acid acetyltransferase ArgJ — MAVGSTELPTMLPIAGVRLASVSAGIKKPGRDDVVLIELAESTRCAAAFTQNAFCAAPVVIAKQHLNAGAPRYLLINTGNANAGTGNAGLQAAQQSCHSLAQVAGCRDNQVLPFSTGVIGEALPVEKIEAVLPEAVAKLDEQGWKEAAWGILTTDTVAKGASFEVEVDGHAVTITGVSKGSGMIRPDMATMLAYIATDAAIAPPLLAQCLKQLLDRSFNRITVDGDTSTNDACLLIATGSSTLPELSDENDPRYKTLLSALSAVFETLAQKIVRDGEGATKLITVDVLEAASDAEAQAVAYTVAHSPLVKTAFFASDPNWGRILAAVGRAGVEALVLERVEIYLGDLCIVKGGGRAESYREALGQQVMKADEITITIKLARGAVNCTVWTCDFSYDYVKINAEYRT, encoded by the coding sequence ATGGCGGTTGGCAGCACAGAATTACCCACTATGTTACCCATTGCTGGCGTGCGTTTAGCCTCAGTGAGTGCGGGGATTAAAAAGCCGGGTCGAGATGATGTAGTTTTGATTGAACTAGCCGAATCGACACGCTGTGCGGCGGCTTTTACACAGAATGCCTTTTGTGCGGCGCCAGTCGTTATCGCTAAGCAGCACCTGAATGCGGGGGCTCCCCGTTATCTGTTGATTAATACCGGAAACGCCAATGCGGGCACCGGTAATGCGGGCTTGCAGGCCGCACAGCAAAGTTGCCACTCGTTGGCTCAAGTTGCCGGCTGTCGGGATAATCAGGTTTTACCGTTTTCAACCGGGGTGATTGGTGAGGCGCTGCCGGTCGAAAAGATTGAAGCGGTGCTGCCTGAGGCGGTTGCAAAACTTGATGAGCAGGGCTGGAAAGAGGCCGCCTGGGGTATTCTGACAACCGATACGGTGGCCAAAGGGGCCTCTTTTGAAGTTGAAGTTGATGGGCATGCGGTAACCATTACTGGAGTATCAAAAGGCTCGGGTATGATCCGCCCGGACATGGCCACTATGTTGGCCTATATTGCCACTGATGCGGCGATTGCCCCGCCGCTGTTGGCCCAATGCCTGAAACAGCTGCTTGATCGTTCATTCAATCGAATTACTGTCGATGGAGATACCTCTACCAATGATGCATGCCTATTGATCGCTACGGGTAGCAGCACTCTTCCTGAATTGAGTGACGAAAATGATCCTCGATATAAAACACTGCTTTCAGCTTTGAGTGCGGTGTTTGAGACCTTGGCGCAAAAAATTGTCCGTGATGGCGAGGGGGCGACCAAGTTAATTACCGTTGATGTACTCGAGGCGGCAAGCGATGCGGAAGCGCAGGCGGTCGCCTATACGGTGGCGCACTCACCGCTGGTTAAAACCGCTTTTTTTGCTAGTGATCCTAACTGGGGGCGTATCTTGGCTGCCGTAGGTCGAGCGGGTGTTGAGGCGTTGGTTTTGGAGAGAGTCGAGATCTATCTTGGTGATCTTTGCATCGTGAAGGGTGGGGGCAGGGCCGAGTCGTACCGTGAAGCGCTTGGACAGCAGGTGATGAAAGCAGATGAGATTACCATCACCATTAAGCTGGCACGGGGTGCTGTGAATTGCACTGTCTGGACCTGTGATTTTAGCTACGACTATGTGAAAATAAATGCAGAATACAGAACCTGA